From one Caldithrix abyssi DSM 13497 genomic stretch:
- a CDS encoding STAS domain-containing protein, with protein MESNFKLTSVLKGDILIITTEGYVNNQGGEMILTTFNDYFQKGVKKVVINFKRSNLVNSIGISFLIEIIEQLNHVQGKLIFTDLEPAIEKTLTIMGLFNFAGQAATVKSALHNF; from the coding sequence ATGGAAAGCAATTTTAAGCTGACTTCCGTTCTAAAAGGCGATATATTGATCATTACCACCGAAGGCTATGTAAATAACCAGGGCGGAGAAATGATTTTAACGACCTTTAACGATTATTTTCAGAAGGGCGTTAAAAAGGTGGTCATCAATTTTAAACGCAGTAACCTGGTTAATTCGATCGGCATCTCTTTTTTGATCGAGATCATCGAACAATTAAACCACGTGCAGGGTAAACTGATTTTTACCGATCTGGAGCCGGCTATTGAAAAAACGTTAACCATCATGGGCCTGTTTAACTTTGCCGGGCAGGCGGCCACGGTAAAAAGCGCTTTGCATAATTTTTAA
- a CDS encoding ATP-binding protein codes for MVSKKINLKLVLPQIPDIELLATACIDKMARFLGVARNKTLEAHILTIEAVVNAFEHGSSARGQVYVEFTMSSRELVILVRDQGSGFDPTKVKDPNLEDKMAGSHRRGWGLKILKTMSDECHIESDSNGTRIRLVKNLIEE; via the coding sequence ATGGTGAGTAAAAAAATCAACTTGAAGCTGGTTCTCCCGCAGATTCCGGATATTGAATTGTTGGCCACGGCCTGTATCGATAAAATGGCGCGCTTTCTGGGCGTTGCGCGCAACAAAACGCTGGAGGCGCATATTTTAACCATTGAGGCGGTGGTAAACGCCTTTGAGCACGGCAGCAGCGCCCGGGGCCAGGTGTATGTCGAATTTACCATGTCATCCAGGGAATTGGTTATTTTAGTTCGCGACCAGGGATCAGGATTCGATCCCACCAAGGTAAAAGATCCCAATCTGGAGGACAAAATGGCCGGCTCCCACAGAAGGGGCTGGGGATTAAAGATATTAAAAACCATGTCGGACGAGTGCCATATCGAATCCGACAGCAACGGCACAAGAATAAGACTGGTCAAAAACCTGATTGAGGAGTAA
- a CDS encoding PP2C family protein-serine/threonine phosphatase, producing the protein MMKKNQFDLNASLYQQSFKRLSNTTDVRHLSEMFGMVLLENFDFCHIAISFKRDDNSAWELLFTTDESLEDFCQFCAGTNRFCMQLIEHPRLLGCINLPLIDHSRLGIVLGALKNSQKFAAQHEATLHIFLQQLDSAYQVLLFKHKERDFMFSQNHRIVQLTGLFDSGVEISRLKESSHILQTALQKVLALTNASKGALTIQKDDSPPERYFYPQAFEADAMKNDGYVISVNFVLNKEEYDFSLYHKESRAGVVPFDATDRLLLQAFCRQVQVSLENQFFYEQSLEKERLDHEIYLAGEIQKRIIPETLPLINGFDLHAVNVPAKFIGGDFYDCIPLKDGRFFFVIADVAGKGVAAALLVNTLHAALHAHLESFKDLTAIVRQLNRIIFESATTEKYLTAVFACLDVSTKTLSWVNAGHNPPYILKVNGTILELNASCLPLGFLPELPECLQLHTTLQAGDGLLFYTDGISEAMNKKGEEYEARHPLKAFMKQRKNLSAEVFLFSLLEEIKDFTDGAQQSDDITALYLKAGHNTNEKSACQLKDF; encoded by the coding sequence ATGATGAAAAAAAATCAATTTGATCTAAACGCCAGCCTCTATCAGCAAAGTTTTAAGCGCCTGAGCAACACGACCGATGTGAGGCATCTAAGCGAAATGTTCGGAATGGTTTTGCTGGAAAACTTCGACTTTTGCCATATTGCCATCTCGTTTAAAAGGGACGATAATAGCGCCTGGGAGCTGCTTTTTACAACCGATGAATCGCTGGAGGATTTTTGCCAGTTTTGCGCCGGAACCAATCGGTTTTGCATGCAGTTGATTGAACATCCCCGACTGCTGGGCTGCATCAACCTGCCGCTCATCGACCATTCGCGCTTAGGCATTGTGCTGGGCGCCTTGAAAAATTCGCAAAAGTTCGCCGCGCAACATGAGGCCACGCTTCATATCTTTTTACAGCAGTTAGACAGCGCCTACCAGGTGCTGCTCTTTAAACATAAAGAACGGGATTTCATGTTTTCTCAGAATCACCGTATTGTACAGTTAACAGGACTGTTTGACAGCGGTGTCGAAATTTCTCGTCTGAAAGAGAGCAGTCATATTTTGCAAACAGCCCTGCAAAAAGTATTAGCCTTAACCAATGCCTCAAAAGGGGCGCTGACCATTCAAAAAGACGACAGCCCACCGGAACGCTATTTTTATCCGCAGGCTTTTGAAGCAGACGCCATGAAAAATGATGGCTATGTGATTTCCGTTAATTTTGTTTTGAACAAAGAAGAATATGACTTTTCCCTCTATCATAAGGAAAGTCGCGCCGGAGTTGTACCATTCGATGCAACCGATCGACTGCTGCTGCAGGCTTTTTGCCGGCAGGTGCAGGTTTCGCTTGAAAATCAATTCTTTTATGAACAATCGCTGGAAAAAGAGCGTTTAGACCACGAAATCTACCTGGCCGGTGAGATTCAAAAAAGAATTATTCCGGAAACTCTGCCGCTTATAAACGGCTTTGATCTGCACGCTGTGAATGTTCCGGCAAAGTTCATCGGCGGCGATTTTTATGACTGCATTCCGCTGAAGGACGGCAGGTTTTTCTTTGTGATTGCCGATGTAGCCGGAAAGGGCGTGGCCGCCGCATTGTTGGTTAATACTCTGCACGCCGCGCTCCATGCGCATCTGGAAAGTTTTAAAGACCTTACAGCCATTGTCAGGCAGCTCAATCGTATTATCTTTGAAAGCGCCACCACCGAAAAATATCTGACGGCTGTTTTTGCCTGTCTGGATGTCTCCACAAAAACTTTAAGCTGGGTCAATGCCGGGCATAATCCGCCTTATATTCTTAAAGTAAACGGCACAATACTCGAGCTGAACGCCAGCTGCCTGCCCCTGGGGTTTTTGCCGGAACTGCCTGAATGCTTACAGCTGCACACCACTCTGCAGGCTGGCGATGGACTTTTATTTTACACCGACGGTATTTCTGAAGCCATGAACAAAAAGGGAGAGGAATACGAAGCGCGGCATCCTTTAAAGGCTTTTATGAAACAGCGAAAGAATCTGTCGGCTGAAGTCTTTTTATTTTCTTTGCTGGAAGAGATTAAAGATTTTACCGACGGCGCGCAGCAGAGCGATGACATTACCGCGCTGTATTTAAAAGCCGGACACAATACCAATGAAAAATCTGCCTGCCAGCTCAAAGATTTTTAA
- a CDS encoding two-component regulator propeller domain-containing protein: MIGTMLKTSQYEFVKGLVFLGLLLLICSTNRLTAQHRPVKFEHLSSSDGLSQNKVFDITQDHQGFIWIATEDGLNRYDGFNFKIFKNIPGNSSSLFYNGINCVYVSKDGLLWTGGQNGGLGRFDAQSETFVNFLHDAQNPGAIAENFVVSISEDERGNLWIATKNNGFNYFKRSTRQFIHSRELITTDSAIFPLKIDFIYQDAQNWLWVGAQNTVFVFEIAYTVLGTPRLRPIRLKHNLKSSAISIAEDKKSNIWIGTRADGLLHFQRGSHVLRSYGSADLKQTLSASPILSIAADANGALWLGGMFPLGKGNIVTQEGTGLLKVDLRTHTIQKYVNRHADRHSLSSNNILSLFIDRTGVLWVGTYLRGVNKYDISGIKFKLFKSYEDGQNIGTTRGLYLDGNHKLWIGTADGLTSYDQRSGRFERFKHDSTDTTTISSDVVRCIYDDGQYLWIGTLRGLNRFDLQSGTFRRFYLDPVHLENPINSVTYNIIQTELSSDYLWFGSSGGGLVRFHKKTFEFKNFVFDARPGSRQLSGRDNLVRTVWQSKSRPDEIWAGTTQGINILNIKSGKFRYYMYDVNDSTSLSHQSIMQFYEDTQGYIWVATYGGGLNRFNPRMEQFLRFTEENSALPNNVVYGMLPDDDGNLWLSTNKGISKFNRSNFSFRNYTVDDGLQSEEFNGGSHHRGRNGELFFGGIKGFNSFFPAEIRDNSFLPALVVTELKIFDKLSMAGEKAPRYALLSGLKQARLAYWQNDLSFEFVALHFANPAKNQYAFKLENYDHKWRYVGNTRTASYTNLDPGRYVFRVKAANNDGVWNEAGKAIHLIIAPPWWQTNWSYAFYLLAFVLGVFLVDRFQRRRLIARERSKIELAVLEAENRRKSMELEEARSLQQAMLPREIPRLPGLEIAVFMQTASEVGGDYYDFYLCSDGALTIVLGDATGHGMRAGTMVTVAKSLFNSHASNPDIMKPFREITRCIKQMHMEKMAMCLTILKIRNNHLQAAVAGMPPIFVYRQKSGLIEEFLVQAMPLGTMEQFPYQTREIALEVGDTILLMSDGLPELRDSVNRMYGYERIKNDFYEVAENTSQDIIDFFREKSSHWKNKERPDDDVTIMAIKIKTDHRQGVMQTMPTGKH, encoded by the coding sequence ATGATCGGTACCATGTTAAAAACATCTCAATACGAGTTTGTAAAAGGCTTAGTCTTTCTGGGTTTGCTTTTGCTGATCTGTTCGACAAATCGTTTAACGGCGCAACACAGGCCGGTAAAGTTTGAGCATCTCTCTTCCAGCGATGGGCTGTCGCAAAATAAGGTTTTCGACATTACGCAGGACCACCAGGGATTCATCTGGATTGCCACCGAAGACGGATTAAATCGTTACGACGGTTTCAATTTTAAAATTTTTAAGAACATCCCCGGAAACAGCAGCTCGCTGTTCTACAATGGTATTAATTGTGTTTACGTTTCAAAAGACGGCCTGCTCTGGACGGGCGGTCAGAACGGCGGGTTAGGCCGTTTTGACGCGCAGTCGGAAACATTCGTCAATTTTTTACACGACGCCCAGAATCCCGGCGCCATTGCAGAAAATTTTGTAGTTTCTATTTCTGAAGATGAAAGAGGAAACCTGTGGATTGCTACGAAAAACAACGGGTTCAATTATTTTAAGCGCAGCACGCGGCAATTCATCCATTCAAGAGAGCTGATAACCACCGACTCCGCAATCTTCCCGCTTAAAATAGACTTTATCTATCAGGATGCGCAGAACTGGTTGTGGGTGGGCGCGCAAAACACAGTCTTTGTGTTTGAAATTGCCTACACCGTATTGGGAACGCCACGTCTGAGGCCCATTCGATTAAAACACAACCTGAAATCTTCGGCCATTTCAATTGCCGAAGACAAAAAGAGCAATATCTGGATTGGAACGCGTGCAGACGGCCTGCTTCATTTTCAAAGAGGAAGCCATGTCCTGCGCAGCTACGGTTCCGCCGATTTAAAGCAAACGCTTTCCGCATCGCCCATCCTGAGTATTGCGGCCGATGCAAACGGCGCTTTGTGGTTGGGCGGCATGTTTCCCCTGGGTAAGGGAAATATCGTCACACAGGAAGGAACAGGACTGTTAAAAGTCGATCTGAGAACGCACACAATTCAAAAATATGTTAACCGACACGCAGATCGCCACAGCCTGAGCTCAAACAACATTCTCTCTTTATTTATTGATCGAACAGGCGTGTTGTGGGTCGGCACGTATTTGCGGGGCGTAAACAAGTACGATATTTCCGGCATAAAATTCAAACTGTTTAAAAGCTATGAGGACGGGCAAAATATTGGCACCACTCGCGGATTATATCTGGATGGCAATCACAAACTGTGGATTGGCACCGCCGACGGTTTAACGAGTTACGACCAGCGCAGCGGTCGTTTTGAGCGATTTAAACACGATTCCACCGACACAACAACCATTAGCTCGGATGTTGTGCGCTGCATTTACGACGACGGACAATATCTCTGGATAGGAACGCTCAGGGGATTAAATCGCTTTGATCTTCAGAGCGGAACATTCAGGCGCTTTTACCTGGATCCTGTTCATTTAGAAAATCCGATTAACAGCGTCACTTACAATATTATTCAAACGGAGCTGTCTTCTGACTATTTGTGGTTTGGCTCCAGCGGGGGCGGACTGGTTCGCTTCCATAAAAAGACCTTTGAATTTAAAAACTTTGTCTTTGATGCGCGCCCCGGTAGTCGTCAATTAAGCGGCCGCGACAATCTGGTGCGGACGGTGTGGCAGTCAAAATCCCGCCCCGACGAAATATGGGCCGGTACCACGCAGGGCATCAATATATTAAATATCAAGAGCGGAAAATTCAGATATTATATGTATGATGTAAACGATTCTACCAGCTTGAGCCACCAGAGCATAATGCAGTTTTACGAAGACACGCAAGGCTACATCTGGGTGGCGACCTACGGCGGCGGCCTGAACCGATTTAATCCCCGCATGGAGCAATTTTTACGCTTTACAGAAGAAAACAGCGCCTTGCCAAACAATGTGGTTTACGGTATGCTGCCCGACGATGATGGAAATCTCTGGCTTTCAACCAATAAGGGAATCAGTAAATTTAACCGATCGAATTTTTCTTTTAGAAATTACACAGTGGACGATGGGCTGCAAAGCGAAGAATTCAACGGCGGTTCGCATCACAGGGGACGCAACGGTGAGCTGTTCTTTGGCGGCATTAAAGGTTTCAATTCCTTTTTTCCGGCCGAGATCAGAGACAATTCCTTTTTGCCGGCGCTGGTTGTAACCGAACTTAAGATATTTGATAAATTATCGATGGCGGGGGAGAAAGCTCCCCGCTATGCTTTGCTTTCGGGATTGAAACAGGCGCGTCTTGCTTACTGGCAAAATGATTTGTCTTTCGAGTTTGTGGCCCTGCATTTTGCCAATCCCGCTAAAAATCAATATGCTTTTAAATTAGAAAATTACGATCATAAATGGCGATATGTGGGCAATACACGAACGGCTTCTTACACCAATCTTGATCCGGGCCGCTATGTGTTTCGCGTAAAGGCCGCCAACAACGACGGCGTGTGGAATGAAGCAGGCAAGGCGATTCATTTGATCATTGCGCCGCCCTGGTGGCAAACCAATTGGTCTTACGCCTTTTACTTACTGGCCTTTGTCCTGGGCGTGTTTCTGGTTGATCGCTTTCAACGCCGCAGATTGATCGCCCGAGAGAGGAGCAAAATCGAGCTGGCGGTGTTAGAAGCCGAAAACAGACGCAAAAGCATGGAGCTGGAAGAAGCCAGGAGCCTTCAGCAGGCCATGCTGCCCAGAGAAATTCCCCGCCTGCCCGGCCTTGAGATTGCGGTGTTTATGCAAACGGCATCGGAAGTGGGCGGCGATTATTACGATTTTTATTTGTGCTCCGACGGCGCGCTCACCATTGTCCTTGGCGACGCCACGGGCCATGGAATGCGCGCGGGCACCATGGTCACTGTGGCCAAGTCGTTGTTCAACAGCCACGCATCCAACCCGGACATCATGAAGCCATTCCGGGAAATCACCAGGTGTATTAAACAAATGCACATGGAAAAAATGGCCATGTGTTTAACCATTCTCAAAATCAGGAACAACCATCTGCAGGCGGCTGTTGCGGGTATGCCGCCGATCTTTGTTTACCGCCAGAAAAGCGGGCTGATCGAAGAATTCCTTGTACAGGCCATGCCCCTGGGCACGATGGAACAATTTCCCTATCAAACACGAGAGATTGCGCTGGAAGTCGGCGATACCATTTTATTGATGAGCGACGGCCTGCCCGAATTACGAGACTCGGTTAACCGTATGTACGGCTATGAGCGCATTAAAAACGATTTTTACGAAGTCGCAGAAAATACCTCGCAAGATATCATCGACTTTTTTAGAGAAAAGAGCTCACATTGGAAGAACAAAGAGCGCCCTGATGACGATGTTACGATTATGGCCATTAAAATTAAAACCGACCATCGACAGGGTGTGATGCAAACTATGCCAACAGGCAAACATTGA
- a CDS encoding T9SS type A sorting domain-containing protein, whose amino-acid sequence MSRKLLIVVVALTLMLSFGFAQEYQWVFKNVLVDYNLPQSNGYGIHGVVVDPDGNIWVGLHGIMTDTLFTGTDTIPLNPIYVYSPDGNQVSFSPIKFITVNGDVDTLNSDLKCKGLHLDNNGNILYSAGAYALYRINYKTGEGMNKFLAPISSSITEAACDKNGYIYFGYVLGGDKPVHILDPDFNYLGDAIDTLGYINRTMEVSADGKDLYTGSTWLGFGIVKYHSDLPGVLKFEPVDTIGNWDSVYVPETDTTYYDVKLWASSLDWGPDSLLWAGNLRDDWSSGGAGTGSKWYAFDVNTGDIVYTVGNPYPTPANEGGIYSPRGAAWSPDGKTMYLADYDYNCVTVWEKQPTAIKEGGQIVARVFNLYANYPNPFNPTTTIPFELKKRAHVELKVFDVQGREIATLVNQTMDMGVHKFEYNASNLSSGIYFYQLRVDGMTLTRQMILVK is encoded by the coding sequence ATGAGTCGTAAATTACTCATTGTGGTCGTAGCATTAACATTAATGCTCAGTTTTGGTTTTGCTCAGGAATATCAGTGGGTCTTCAAGAATGTTCTGGTTGACTACAATCTTCCTCAGAGCAATGGCTATGGAATTCACGGCGTAGTTGTGGATCCGGATGGAAATATTTGGGTTGGTTTACACGGGATTATGACCGATACTCTATTTACCGGCACCGATACGATTCCGTTAAACCCCATTTATGTGTATTCCCCCGACGGTAATCAGGTCTCTTTTTCGCCTATCAAATTTATTACGGTTAACGGCGATGTTGATACTCTGAACAGTGATTTAAAATGTAAAGGATTACATTTAGATAATAACGGAAACATCTTATATTCGGCCGGCGCGTATGCTCTTTATCGCATCAATTACAAGACCGGCGAAGGGATGAACAAGTTTCTGGCTCCCATTAGTTCCTCTATAACCGAAGCCGCCTGTGATAAAAACGGTTACATCTATTTTGGCTATGTGTTAGGCGGAGATAAACCGGTACATATCCTGGATCCCGATTTTAACTACCTGGGCGATGCCATCGACACCCTTGGATACATCAATCGTACGATGGAAGTATCGGCCGATGGTAAAGATTTGTACACCGGCTCCACCTGGCTGGGTTTTGGTATTGTGAAATACCATAGCGATTTGCCAGGCGTATTGAAATTTGAACCGGTAGATACAATTGGCAACTGGGATTCCGTTTATGTGCCAGAAACGGATACCACCTATTATGATGTAAAACTGTGGGCCAGCTCTCTTGATTGGGGCCCGGATAGCCTTTTGTGGGCCGGTAATTTGCGCGACGACTGGTCTTCTGGCGGCGCTGGGACAGGATCGAAATGGTATGCCTTTGATGTAAATACCGGAGACATTGTGTACACGGTTGGCAATCCTTATCCAACCCCTGCCAATGAAGGTGGAATCTATTCGCCCCGCGGTGCGGCATGGAGCCCGGATGGCAAAACCATGTATCTGGCCGACTATGATTACAACTGTGTAACCGTCTGGGAAAAACAACCCACAGCTATTAAAGAAGGCGGACAAATCGTTGCTCGTGTATTCAATTTGTATGCTAATTATCCCAATCCATTTAACCCGACTACAACAATTCCGTTTGAACTGAAAAAACGCGCCCATGTGGAACTGAAAGTGTTCGATGTGCAGGGCCGCGAAATTGCTACTCTGGTCAATCAGACAATGGATATGGGCGTTCACAAATTTGAATACAACGCTTCGAACCTTTCATCTGGTATCTATTTTTACCAGTTGAGAGTGGACGGAATGACTCTGACTCGTCAGATGATTCTTGTAAAATAA
- a CDS encoding TonB-dependent receptor, giving the protein MKNLITALAIVHILWFTVFSGTTGKLAGVVTDAQTGQALAGVNVYLDGTSLGASTDGDGFYSILNIPPGRYTVVATYVGYKVFKAHNVKIDIDLTTTLHIKLQEAILEGETVVVVSERPVVTPDVSNSQLNMEIQSIEIMPVKTVEEVLTLQAGIELGSEGILIRGGSANQTVFMLDGQALNDERGNVPPTTFSFSALKELQVQTGGFNAEYGQARSGIVNVITREGPRDHYSGVIALQIRPPAPKHFGPSIYDPYSYFNRPYLDPAVCWTGTDNGAWDEYTRRQYPNFEGWEAISEALLNDDDPTNDLTPEAAQLLYRWQHRRQGDIKKPDYIVDIGFGGPVPVFSKPLGNLRFYVSLFKEQNMFIFPLSRDHYGQNAIQTKITSDLSNTLKLIVSNWYQEEFSVSPYQWKTTPTGRVLKNQSEIADLLNSSSGSSILYMPGYFSPTSIYRNMFGIKLINALTPKTFYEVNLQYKQSRYHTYQMAERDTTRRFEILPGLKVDEAPYGYWGYGVTGIDGMSMGGWMNLGRDKSKIATTTLKFDITSQVHPRHQVKSGFEFVYNDFRINSGTFSPSMSTWTRSLKYTIFPYRFSFYVQDKMEYMGFIGNFGLRLDYSNANTERYVLSDYDDFYKAGYGNLIESEAPTQKARAAFTLSPRLGIAHPITENSKLYFNYGHFRSEPPSSYRFRIQRESNGLVTYMGDPNLTLEKTIAYELGYEHSLPYGLLLKLAAYYKDVTNQVGWVFYQNLDNSVQYYKAANNNYQDIRGFEVTLYKRVGRWISGFINYTYDVKTSGYFGLTQYWEDPNKQREYLRQNPYVEKPHPRPYARANINFHTPGQYGKKWLGGYPLANWNLNIIFNWKAGAFDTYNPNNIPGVVDNVRWRDWHNIDLRISKTLNLRKAQVQIYVDISNLLNFKYLNMAGFADRYDYLDYLESLNFSWEEGVEKGNDKIGDYRPVGVAYDPLEPNPDNDPQIAARNQRRKETKSYIDMPNIQSFTFLNPRDFRFGVRISF; this is encoded by the coding sequence ATGAAAAACCTGATTACCGCTCTGGCCATTGTACATATTTTATGGTTTACGGTATTTTCCGGCACTACCGGAAAGCTGGCGGGTGTTGTTACCGATGCCCAAACAGGGCAAGCGCTGGCGGGAGTTAACGTGTATTTAGATGGAACATCGCTTGGCGCTTCTACAGATGGCGACGGCTTCTATTCTATTTTAAATATTCCGCCAGGTCGTTACACGGTTGTCGCAACCTATGTCGGTTATAAAGTTTTTAAAGCTCACAACGTTAAAATAGATATCGATCTGACCACCACTTTGCATATCAAACTCCAAGAAGCCATTTTGGAGGGAGAAACCGTTGTGGTTGTTTCGGAGCGGCCGGTAGTCACCCCGGATGTTTCCAATAGCCAGCTGAATATGGAAATTCAGAGCATAGAAATAATGCCCGTTAAAACGGTGGAAGAGGTTTTAACGTTGCAAGCCGGCATCGAACTGGGAAGCGAAGGCATTTTAATTAGAGGAGGCAGCGCCAACCAGACGGTGTTTATGTTAGATGGCCAGGCGCTAAATGACGAACGCGGAAACGTTCCACCCACAACATTCAGTTTTAGCGCTTTAAAAGAATTGCAGGTACAAACCGGCGGCTTTAACGCCGAGTATGGGCAGGCGCGTTCGGGCATTGTAAATGTTATTACGCGTGAAGGCCCGCGTGACCACTATTCTGGAGTAATTGCCCTGCAAATACGTCCCCCCGCGCCCAAACACTTTGGCCCTTCTATTTACGATCCTTATTCCTATTTTAATCGTCCTTATTTAGACCCTGCGGTTTGTTGGACCGGTACCGATAATGGCGCCTGGGATGAATACACGCGTCGCCAATATCCAAATTTTGAAGGTTGGGAGGCTATATCTGAAGCGCTTTTAAACGATGACGATCCTACAAACGACCTAACTCCTGAAGCAGCCCAGCTTTTATATCGCTGGCAGCATCGACGACAGGGAGATATTAAAAAGCCCGATTATATCGTCGATATTGGCTTTGGCGGCCCTGTGCCTGTTTTTAGCAAACCACTGGGAAATTTGCGCTTTTACGTTTCTTTATTTAAAGAACAAAATATGTTTATCTTCCCGCTTTCTCGCGATCATTACGGGCAAAACGCCATTCAAACCAAAATTACTTCCGATCTTTCCAATACTTTAAAATTAATTGTTAGCAACTGGTATCAGGAAGAATTTTCTGTTTCGCCATATCAATGGAAAACAACGCCAACCGGACGCGTCCTGAAAAATCAATCGGAGATAGCCGATCTGTTAAACAGTTCTTCTGGAAGCAGCATTTTGTACATGCCCGGTTATTTTAGCCCTACTTCCATTTACCGAAATATGTTTGGAATTAAACTGATAAACGCGTTAACGCCTAAAACGTTTTACGAAGTGAATTTACAGTACAAACAAAGCCGTTACCATACCTACCAAATGGCGGAACGAGATACCACACGGCGTTTTGAAATTTTGCCCGGCCTAAAAGTGGATGAAGCCCCCTATGGCTACTGGGGATATGGCGTTACCGGTATTGACGGTATGAGTATGGGCGGTTGGATGAATCTGGGCAGAGACAAAAGCAAAATCGCCACCACCACTTTAAAATTTGATATCACCAGTCAGGTTCATCCACGCCATCAGGTTAAAAGCGGTTTTGAATTTGTTTACAACGATTTCCGGATAAATTCAGGCACGTTTAGCCCCTCCATGAGCACCTGGACGCGGAGTTTAAAATATACCATTTTCCCCTATCGTTTTTCTTTTTATGTACAGGATAAAATGGAATATATGGGATTTATTGGAAATTTTGGCCTGCGGTTAGACTATTCAAACGCCAATACCGAGCGTTATGTATTATCGGACTACGACGACTTTTACAAGGCCGGATATGGGAATTTGATAGAAAGCGAAGCGCCGACTCAAAAAGCGCGCGCCGCCTTTACCCTTAGTCCGCGGTTGGGAATTGCCCACCCCATTACCGAAAACTCAAAGCTCTATTTTAATTACGGGCACTTCCGTTCCGAACCTCCTTCGTCTTACAGATTCCGCATTCAGCGAGAATCCAATGGCTTGGTTACCTATATGGGCGATCCGAATTTAACCCTCGAAAAAACCATAGCCTATGAATTAGGCTATGAACACAGCCTCCCTTATGGCCTGCTTTTAAAGCTGGCCGCCTATTATAAAGATGTGACCAATCAGGTAGGATGGGTTTTTTACCAGAACCTGGATAACTCTGTTCAATATTACAAGGCGGCCAACAACAATTATCAGGATATTCGAGGTTTTGAGGTAACTCTTTACAAAAGAGTCGGCCGCTGGATTTCAGGCTTTATCAATTACACATACGATGTAAAAACTTCGGGCTATTTTGGCTTAACCCAATACTGGGAAGATCCAAACAAGCAAAGAGAATATTTGCGTCAAAACCCTTATGTAGAAAAACCTCATCCCAGACCTTATGCGCGCGCTAATATTAATTTTCATACGCCCGGGCAATATGGTAAAAAATGGTTAGGGGGGTATCCTCTGGCTAATTGGAACCTTAACATTATTTTTAATTGGAAGGCGGGGGCGTTTGATACATACAACCCCAACAATATTCCGGGAGTGGTTGACAACGTAAGGTGGCGAGATTGGCACAATATCGATTTGCGTATTTCAAAAACTCTTAATCTGCGTAAAGCGCAAGTTCAGATTTATGTGGATATTAGCAATTTATTGAACTTTAAATATTTAAATATGGCCGGTTTTGCCGATCGTTACGACTATTTAGATTACCTGGAATCTTTGAATTTTTCATGGGAAGAAGGCGTAGAAAAGGGCAACGACAAAATAGGAGATTATCGTCCTGTAGGCGTTGCCTATGATCCACTGGAACCTAATCCTGATAACGATCCTCAAATTGCAGCGCGCAATCAAAGGCGTAAAGAAACAAAGTCGTACATTGATATGCCCAATATCCAATCGTTTACGTTTTTAAATCCGCGCGACTTTAGATTTGGTGTAAGAATTAGCTTTTAA